From Desulfosalsimonas propionicica, the proteins below share one genomic window:
- a CDS encoding sulfide-dependent adenosine diphosphate thiazole synthase, with protein MALDEILISRAIIERYHQKLTENLETDVAIVGAGPSGLVAGYFLAKAGKKVVLFERKLSIGGGMWGGGMLFNEIVVQYEALAILDEFGIRYRQYQDDYYTADGVEAVASLTAEAVRAGLTIFNCISVEDVMMRPDRVEGLVINWSPVEMAGLHVDPLTVRASYVIDATGHDTDVVQMVDKKNPGRLNTSTGGIIGQKAMWADRAESDTTENTKEIFPGLYVAGMAANATAGGPRMGPIFGGMLLSGRKVARELAEKL; from the coding sequence ATGGCACTTGACGAAATTCTGATTTCCCGGGCCATCATCGAGCGATATCACCAAAAGCTCACAGAAAACCTGGAAACCGACGTGGCCATCGTGGGCGCAGGCCCCTCCGGCCTGGTTGCGGGTTATTTTCTGGCCAAGGCCGGCAAAAAGGTGGTCTTATTTGAACGCAAGCTCAGCATTGGCGGCGGCATGTGGGGAGGCGGCATGCTGTTTAACGAAATCGTGGTCCAGTATGAAGCCCTTGCCATCCTGGATGAGTTTGGCATCCGTTACCGGCAGTACCAGGACGACTACTACACCGCAGACGGAGTCGAGGCAGTCGCCTCGCTGACCGCAGAAGCCGTGCGCGCCGGGCTGACCATATTTAACTGCATCAGTGTCGAAGACGTGATGATGCGGCCCGACCGGGTCGAAGGACTGGTGATCAACTGGTCGCCGGTGGAAATGGCCGGCCTGCACGTGGATCCGCTCACTGTGCGCGCAAGCTACGTGATTGACGCCACCGGCCATGACACCGACGTGGTGCAAATGGTGGACAAAAAAAACCCGGGCCGGCTCAACACATCCACCGGCGGCATCATCGGTCAGAAGGCCATGTGGGCGGACCGGGCCGAAAGCGACACAACGGAAAACACAAAGGAAATCTTTCCCGGGCTTTACGTGGCCGGTATGGCGGCCAATGCCACAGCCGGCGGGCCCCGCATGGGACCGATTTTCGGCGGCATGCTGCTTTCCGGCCGCAAGGTGGCCCGGGAACTGGCTGAAAAACTCTGA
- the thiC gene encoding phosphomethylpyrimidine synthase ThiC encodes MTQLESARAGRITDEMRQVAEYEQIPPEELRDKIASGRVVIPKNAARQFVPRAIGKGLCTKVNANIGTSPSRHDPARELAKLDAAVAAGADAVMDLSTGGDLDATLRSILDKSPVMVGTVPVYKAVSRMLAAGRTCIDLTSDDIFDEIEAQCREGVDFITVHCGITQNTLQVLKGCGRHLGMVSRGGSLIAEWMVRNQAENPLYAQYDRLLEITRAHDVTLSLGDGLRPGSIFDAQDRAQISELVVLGQLAQQARDAGVQVMIEGPGHVPLSRIAMDMKLQQQLCGQAPYYVLGPLPTDIAAGHDHIAGAVGGAIAAASGADFLCYVTPAEHLTLPGLDEVREGVIASKIAAHIGDLEKGVAGAWDRDREMTAARRGFDWPAVFAHAIDPEKARAMRAQSEDHDKDVCTMCGDFCALKTYGRALEEIK; translated from the coding sequence ATGACACAGCTGGAATCGGCCAGGGCCGGGCGCATCACCGATGAAATGCGCCAGGTGGCGGAATATGAACAAATCCCCCCGGAGGAACTGCGCGATAAAATCGCTTCAGGCCGCGTGGTGATACCCAAAAATGCCGCCCGGCAATTTGTCCCCCGGGCAATCGGAAAAGGGCTTTGCACCAAGGTCAACGCCAATATCGGCACATCGCCGAGCCGGCATGACCCCGCCCGGGAACTGGCCAAGCTCGATGCAGCCGTGGCCGCGGGCGCTGATGCGGTCATGGATCTGTCCACCGGCGGGGACCTGGATGCGACCCTGCGGTCCATATTGGACAAAAGCCCTGTAATGGTGGGCACGGTGCCGGTTTACAAGGCAGTCAGCCGAATGCTGGCAGCAGGACGGACCTGCATTGATTTGACTTCTGATGATATTTTTGATGAAATTGAAGCCCAGTGCAGGGAAGGAGTGGATTTTATCACCGTGCACTGCGGCATTACCCAAAACACGCTGCAGGTGCTTAAGGGCTGCGGCCGGCATTTGGGCATGGTATCGCGCGGCGGGAGCCTGATTGCCGAATGGATGGTGCGCAACCAGGCGGAAAATCCGTTATATGCCCAGTATGATCGGCTCCTGGAAATCACCCGGGCCCATGACGTGACCCTGTCGCTGGGCGACGGCCTGCGGCCGGGCAGTATTTTTGACGCCCAGGACCGGGCCCAGATCAGCGAGCTGGTGGTGCTCGGACAACTGGCCCAACAGGCCCGGGATGCCGGGGTTCAGGTGATGATTGAAGGACCGGGGCATGTGCCTTTATCCAGAATTGCCATGGACATGAAGCTGCAGCAGCAGTTGTGCGGACAGGCCCCTTATTACGTGCTCGGACCACTGCCAACAGATATTGCTGCCGGCCACGACCATATTGCCGGTGCCGTTGGCGGCGCCATTGCCGCGGCCTCAGGCGCAGATTTTCTCTGCTACGTGACCCCGGCCGAGCATCTGACCCTGCCCGGTTTGGATGAAGTGCGGGAGGGCGTTATTGCCTCAAAAATCGCCGCCCATATCGGGGACCTGGAAAAGGGCGTGGCCGGCGCATGGGACCGGGATCGGGAAATGACCGCAGCGCGAAGAGGCTTTGACTGGCCGGCGGTTTTCGCACATGCCATTGACCCGGAAAAAGCCCGGGCCATGCGGGCCCAAAGCGAGGACCACGACAAGGACGTCTGCACCATGTGCGGTGACTTCTGTGCCCTGAAAACCTATGGCCGGGCCTTGGAAGAAATCAAATAA
- a CDS encoding fumarate hydratase, whose protein sequence is MAEFHYQPMFPLGADDTPYRKLSDAGVGMAEFEGRTVLKVAAEALSELAKTAFTDVAHLYRTRHLQQLADILNDPESSDNDRFVALEMLKNAVISAEFVFPMCQDTGTAVIIGKKGEQVRTGADDEKALSKGVFDAYSQNNLRYSQNAPLDLYTEKNTGCNLPAQIELYATQGDAYNFLMIAKGGGSANKTYLFQETKAVLNEKALIPFLTGKMKSLGTAACPPYHLGVVIGGTSAEANLKTVKLATAGYLDTLPVSGNEYGHAFRDPDMEAKLLAASQQLGLGAQFGGKYFCHDVRVIRLPRHGASCPIGIGVSCSADRNIKGKITKDGVFVEELDTDPARFLPDAPAVDTPAVQIDLNRPMDEIRRELSGYPVTTRLLLSGDIVVARDIAHARINEQLEKTGLLPDYIKDHIIYYAGPAKTPEGYASGAFGPTTAARMDPYVPLFQKHGGAFVTLAKGNRSAIVKDACRDYGGFYLGSIGGPAARLGRDCITKVEVIDFAELGMEAVYKIRVRDFPAFIIIDDKGNDFFEQILG, encoded by the coding sequence ATGGCCGAGTTTCATTATCAGCCCATGTTCCCCCTGGGAGCCGATGACACGCCGTACCGAAAACTCAGTGATGCAGGTGTTGGCATGGCCGAATTTGAAGGCCGGACCGTGCTCAAGGTGGCTGCCGAAGCCCTTTCCGAGCTTGCAAAAACTGCTTTCACAGACGTGGCCCACCTGTACCGGACCCGGCATTTGCAGCAGCTTGCAGATATTTTAAATGATCCGGAAAGCTCGGACAATGATCGGTTCGTGGCCCTGGAAATGCTTAAAAACGCCGTTATTTCAGCAGAATTTGTCTTTCCCATGTGCCAGGACACGGGCACGGCGGTGATCATCGGCAAAAAGGGGGAGCAGGTCCGGACCGGCGCAGATGACGAAAAAGCCCTTTCCAAAGGCGTGTTTGACGCCTACAGCCAAAACAACCTGCGCTATTCCCAGAATGCACCCCTGGATTTGTACACGGAAAAAAACACCGGATGCAACCTGCCGGCCCAGATCGAACTGTACGCCACCCAGGGCGATGCGTACAATTTTCTCATGATCGCCAAAGGGGGGGGATCGGCCAACAAAACCTACCTGTTCCAGGAAACCAAGGCGGTATTAAACGAAAAAGCCCTGATTCCGTTTTTAACCGGGAAAATGAAATCCCTTGGAACAGCGGCCTGTCCGCCCTACCACCTGGGCGTTGTTATTGGCGGCACCTCTGCTGAAGCCAATCTCAAGACCGTGAAACTGGCCACTGCCGGCTATCTCGACACCCTTCCGGTCTCGGGCAACGAATACGGCCATGCCTTTCGCGATCCGGACATGGAAGCAAAGCTTCTGGCTGCATCCCAACAGCTGGGTCTGGGCGCCCAGTTCGGGGGGAAATATTTCTGCCATGACGTGCGCGTCATCCGCCTTCCCAGACACGGGGCATCGTGTCCCATCGGCATCGGGGTAAGCTGCAGCGCAGACCGCAATATCAAGGGCAAAATCACAAAAGACGGTGTTTTTGTGGAAGAGCTCGACACCGACCCGGCCCGGTTTCTGCCGGATGCCCCGGCCGTGGACACCCCGGCGGTGCAAATTGATTTAAACCGGCCCATGGACGAAATCCGCAGGGAGCTTTCCGGCTATCCGGTTACCACCCGCCTGCTACTTTCCGGCGACATCGTGGTGGCCAGAGACATCGCCCATGCCCGGATCAATGAGCAGCTGGAAAAAACCGGGCTGCTCCCGGATTACATCAAAGATCACATCATCTATTATGCAGGCCCGGCCAAAACCCCGGAAGGGTATGCATCCGGAGCTTTCGGCCCCACCACGGCCGCGCGCATGGATCCTTACGTGCCTTTATTTCAAAAACACGGCGGTGCATTTGTCACCCTGGCCAAGGGCAACCGCTCAGCCATTGTCAAAGATGCGTGCAGGGATTACGGCGGATTTTATCTGGGCTCCATCGGCGGGCCCGCGGCCAGGCTGGGCAGGGACTGCATCACAAAAGTGGAGGTGATCGATTTTGCCGAACTGGGCATGGAGGCGGTCTACAAGATACGGGTGCGGGATTTTCCGGCGTTCATCATCATTGACGACAAAGGCAATGATTTTTTCGAACAAATTTTGGGCTGA
- a CDS encoding rubrerythrin family protein — protein sequence MGKTMQHLKDAFAGESQANRKYLAFAKQADKEGYPAAARLFRAAAAAETVHAHAHLRAMNGIGSTAENLKEAIEGETYEFKSMYPDMIKDAREEGEKAADQSFTWANEVEQIHAGLYRKALDELGRGEDVECYYVCSLCGNTVANEPPDVCPVCKAKSKAFERVD from the coding sequence ATGGGAAAGACCATGCAGCATTTAAAGGACGCATTCGCCGGTGAATCCCAGGCCAACCGCAAGTATCTGGCATTTGCCAAGCAGGCGGACAAAGAGGGCTATCCGGCTGCGGCAAGACTTTTCCGGGCTGCGGCCGCGGCGGAAACCGTCCATGCGCACGCCCATCTGCGGGCCATGAACGGTATCGGCAGTACAGCGGAAAATCTCAAGGAAGCCATCGAAGGCGAGACCTATGAATTTAAATCCATGTACCCGGACATGATCAAAGACGCCCGGGAAGAGGGGGAGAAAGCCGCTGACCAGAGTTTTACCTGGGCAAACGAAGTCGAGCAGATACATGCCGGGCTTTATCGAAAGGCCCTGGATGAACTGGGCCGGGGCGAGGACGTGGAATGCTATTATGTCTGCTCCCTTTGCGGCAACACCGTGGCCAACGAGCCCCCGGATGTGTGTCCGGTCTGTAAGGCCAAAAGTAAGGCCTTTGAGCGGGTGGACTGA
- a CDS encoding acyltransferase — translation MRLALISVLRGLATFSVYVIFTVVLCALFFLVAAVKFLVPVKAVQKHASRALDRIASGMWVACSVWTHRILGRVEYDIRGQADLRMDRWCLIVSNHQSWVDILVLIRVLAGRVPPYKFFIKKELLWLPLMGQCFWGLDFPVMKRYPRHVVEKYPHLKGQDLETTRKSCEKFRHTPVAVMNFVEGTRFTREKQKKQGSPYRRLLKPRAGGAAMILYAMSDQLQDLVDITIAYPDGIPGLWDFFCGRTRRVRVDVRLRPIAEDLKNGRYFADQRGRDRFYQWLDQLWAQKDQTIGRLLSD, via the coding sequence ATGCGACTTGCTTTGATTTCGGTGTTGCGGGGTCTGGCGACCTTTTCCGTATATGTGATCTTTACTGTGGTGCTGTGCGCGCTTTTTTTCCTGGTGGCTGCGGTGAAATTTTTGGTTCCGGTAAAAGCGGTGCAAAAGCACGCCAGCCGGGCGCTGGACCGGATTGCCAGCGGCATGTGGGTGGCCTGCTCCGTTTGGACCCACCGGATTTTGGGCCGGGTGGAATATGATATCCGCGGGCAGGCGGATCTGCGCATGGACCGTTGGTGCCTGATTGTTTCCAATCACCAGAGCTGGGTGGATATCCTGGTGTTAATCCGGGTGCTGGCCGGCCGGGTCCCGCCATATAAGTTTTTTATCAAAAAGGAACTGCTGTGGCTGCCTTTGATGGGACAATGTTTCTGGGGACTGGATTTTCCGGTGATGAAACGCTATCCAAGACATGTGGTGGAAAAATACCCCCATTTGAAGGGGCAGGACCTGGAAACCACACGCAAATCCTGCGAGAAATTCCGCCACACTCCTGTGGCGGTGATGAATTTTGTGGAAGGCACCCGGTTTACCCGGGAAAAACAAAAAAAACAGGGCTCGCCCTACCGGCGCCTGTTAAAGCCCCGGGCGGGCGGGGCAGCCATGATACTCTACGCCATGAGCGATCAGCTACAGGATCTGGTGGATATCACCATTGCCTATCCCGATGGTATCCCCGGCCTGTGGGATTTTTTTTGCGGCCGGACCCGTCGTGTCCGGGTGGATGTCCGACTGCGGCCCATTGCCGAAGATTTGAAAAACGGCCGGTATTTTGCCGATCAGCGGGGCCGGGACCGGTTTTATCAATGGCTGGATCAGCTGTGGGCCCAAAAGGATCAGACCATAGGCAGGCTTTTGTCTGATTAA